DNA from Deltaproteobacteria bacterium:
AGGTGACGGTCATCGACATCGAGCCCCGATGAGACGCATCACATCCGATATCCGACAGCGGGCTCGGCACGCGGCGATGGCGGCACGCTGCCGTATATGGAAACGGAACGCACGGGCGGCGGGTATAATCGGGGGATGAAAACCTTCCTCTTCGTGACGGACCTGCACGGGAGCCGCTGGAAATACGAGCGGACGCTGGCGCTGGCGAGGGAAGCGGGGGCGTTCCTCGTCATCAACGGAGGGGACATGTTCCCGCACGGCCGGTTGCACGAAGAGCAGGCGCGATTCCTGCGGGAATTCCTCGATCCCCACTTCGCGCAATACCAGGCGGCCGGCATACTCCACCTGGGGCTGACCGCGAACGACGACCTGCGCGTCCACGACCCGCTGTTCGACGCGGTTTGCGCGAAATATCCCCTCGCCGGCAACCTGGCGGAACGCCACGTCCCCGTCGGCGGGCATGAATTCATCGGGATGAATTACGTGACCGATTTCCCGTTCCGGCTGAAGGACCGGGCGCGGATGGACACGCGCGATTCCGCCTTCCCGCCGCAGTTCGGCTCCGGGATTCTCTCCCTTCCGGACGGATGGAAGGAAATCCCCGACTGGCCGGCATACGCGCGGGCGCTGCCTACGATCGAAGATGAACTTGCATCCCTTCCTCTTCCGGCGGACCCCGCGCGCGCCGTCTACGTGATCCACGGCCCGCCCTCGGGGCTGTCGCTCGACGTCTGCCGCGGCGGCGCCCGGGTGGGCTCCGCGGCGACGCTTTCGTTCCTCGAAAAGCTGCAGCCGCTCCTCTCGCTGCACGGCCACATCCACGAATCGCCCGAGGAGAGCGGCATATGGAAGGCCTCCGTCGGGCGCACGACGGTGATCCAGCCGGGACAGTCGACGGCGGGGCTTACGGTGGTTTACGGGAACCTGGAAACGATGGAATTCGAACGGCGGGTGATCGCTCCGTGAGACCCGTTTCCTCGTCGATTCGCGCAAGGAACGTCCAGCTCCCCATCATCCCCACGGTGGCGGGCTGGATCGCCGAGACCCCCGGGACCATATCGCTGGGGCAGGGCGTTGCCTATTACGGCCCTCCGCCGGAGGCGTTGCGGGCCGCCGCGCGTTTCCTGGAATCTCCCGGCGGCCATTCCTACAAGCCGGACGCCGGAATTCCCGAACTGCGAGAGGCGTTCCAGGAGAAACTCCTCAGGGAAAACGGGATCGACGCACCCTTCGAGCGCAGGATCATCGTCACTGCGGGGGCCAACCAGGCCTTCGCGAACGCCGTGCTCGCGGTCTGCGATCCCGGCGACGAGGTCGTGCTTCTCGCTCCCTATTACTTCAACCACGAAATGGCGGTTGCGCTGGCCGGCTGCGTGCCCGTATGCGTGCAGACGGACGCGAATTACCTGCCCCGTCTCGGCGCGATCGAGGCCGCCGTCACGCCAAGGACGCGCGCAGTCGTGACCGTCTCGCCGAACAACCCCGCAGGCGTGGTCTATTCGAGGGAAGTTCTCTCGGAGATCAACCGTTTCTGCGAACGGCGCGGTATCTACCACATCAGCGACGAAGCGTATGAATACTTCACCTACGACGGCGCGGAGCATTTCTCCCCCGGCTCGCCGGGAGGGGACGGCCACACGATATCCATTTACAGCCTTTCCAAGGCGTACGGCATGGCGAGCTGGCGCATCGGGTTCCTTGTCGCGCCGGAGCATATTTTCGACGACCTGATCAAGATACAGGACACGATCATCGTGTGCGCTCCCGCCGTCTCCCAGGCTGCCGCGCTGGAAGCGCTTCGAATCGGGCGGGGATATTGCGAAAGCCATCTCGAAGTCATAGGCAAGATCCGGCGGCGGGTCCGTGAGCGGCTTGAAGAGGTTCCGGAACTGCTTGCGGTTCCCGAGTCCCGGGGTGCCTTCTACTTCCTGGCGAAGGTGAATACTTCGATGGACGATCTATCGCTGGCTGAACGGCTGGTCCGCGATCACAAGGTCGCGGCCATCCCCGGCCGGACTTTCGGTATCGAAGAAGGATGCTGC
Protein-coding regions in this window:
- a CDS encoding pyridoxal phosphate-dependent aminotransferase produces the protein MEGLRRAHDGDPAGTVDGGAYGGLREPGNDGIRTAGDRSVRPVSSSIRARNVQLPIIPTVAGWIAETPGTISLGQGVAYYGPPPEALRAAARFLESPGGHSYKPDAGIPELREAFQEKLLRENGIDAPFERRIIVTAGANQAFANAVLAVCDPGDEVVLLAPYYFNHEMAVALAGCVPVCVQTDANYLPRLGAIEAAVTPRTRAVVTVSPNNPAGVVYSREVLSEINRFCERRGIYHISDEAYEYFTYDGAEHFSPGSPGGDGHTISIYSLSKAYGMASWRIGFLVAPEHIFDDLIKIQDTIIVCAPAVSQAAALEALRIGRGYCESHLEVIGKIRRRVRERLEEVPELLAVPESRGAFYFLAKVNTSMDDLSLAERLVRDHKVAAIPGRTFGIEEGCCLRIAYGSLTPETAEAGIDRLIDGLRAILARISHHGS